A genome region from Methanococcoides burtonii DSM 6242 includes the following:
- a CDS encoding MBL fold metallo-hydrolase gives MKITLLGTGDAPGTPIIGCDCPTCIDATKGTKSNRLRFSILIESDEGKVLIDTSPDMREQMLRKGLKHIDGVIWTHGHYDHYTGFGEFHRVQYNVDVYGVTETLDYILDYVSFLRPKRHDIPLNTSFELIGLEFTLFEVNHPPAKKAVGVMICEGDKKVVISGDTDENIPEKSIEIIQSPDIFIVDAIIPHDVGFHVKKHMDAKEAMEIAEKINAKRVVMTHISHYFKPHDEAVKTYPLGYDGMELIP, from the coding sequence ATGAAGATAACACTTCTGGGCACAGGAGATGCTCCCGGAACACCAATAATCGGTTGTGATTGTCCCACATGTATCGATGCAACAAAAGGAACTAAAAGCAACCGACTGAGGTTTTCCATACTTATTGAATCAGATGAAGGTAAAGTGCTAATAGACACCAGCCCGGACATGCGGGAGCAGATGTTGCGAAAAGGTCTCAAACACATCGATGGAGTCATATGGACACATGGTCACTATGACCATTATACCGGATTTGGAGAATTCCATCGTGTCCAGTACAATGTGGATGTATATGGAGTAACAGAAACGCTGGACTATATTCTTGATTATGTCTCATTTCTCAGACCAAAAAGGCATGACATACCGCTGAATACGTCCTTTGAACTTATAGGACTGGAGTTCACACTTTTCGAGGTGAACCACCCCCCCGCAAAGAAAGCGGTGGGCGTAATGATATGCGAAGGTGACAAGAAAGTGGTCATCAGCGGGGATACTGATGAGAACATCCCTGAAAAAAGTATTGAGATCATACAGAGCCCTGATATTTTCATAGTGGACGCCATTATCCCACATGACGTAGGATTTCATGTAAAGAAACACATGGATGCAAAGGAAGCAATGGAAATTGCTGAAAAGATCAATGCAAAAAGGGTTGTAATGACCCATATAAGTCATTACTTCAAACCCCATGATGAAGCCGTTAAAACATATCCACTGGGATATGACGGAATGGAACTTATCCCTTAA
- a CDS encoding radical SAM protein encodes MSKFSPTIAARAVWQMRVRKRPFVLSHAINSRCNMSCKFCEYWKDPGQEMSLDSIFKMLEDARSFGIGVYNAWTVEPLLRDDLPQILKFAKDLGMITSLITNGKLLEKRIDDLKDLDYLSVSVDGTKSYKEIRGVDLDVLLNSIMNVKDKLKNPLLMNCVISGKNLDDIEELVQLAQDIGVKISFEPMYEFKGIDDDVWASMGIREMDKYRRTIDRVIEMKKQGYPIINSISYLSMIRDLKKRFNCHVNNFILDVTVDGSIENCRVHREPLGNINEGIATVWKRSRSQQDEVTKNCEGCFFFGYVENSMMYDMNLEVMRHYEWM; translated from the coding sequence ATGTCCAAGTTTTCACCAACTATAGCTGCACGCGCTGTCTGGCAGATGAGGGTCCGTAAACGACCTTTTGTTCTCTCACATGCGATAAATTCCAGATGCAACATGAGTTGTAAATTCTGTGAGTACTGGAAGGACCCCGGGCAGGAGATGAGCCTTGATTCGATATTCAAAATGCTTGAGGATGCCCGCTCGTTTGGTATCGGTGTCTATAATGCATGGACTGTAGAACCTCTTCTTCGTGATGATCTTCCTCAGATACTTAAATTTGCCAAAGATCTTGGTATGATCACCTCTCTTATTACTAACGGCAAACTTCTCGAGAAAAGGATCGACGATCTTAAAGACCTTGATTATCTCTCGGTTTCCGTGGATGGTACTAAAAGTTACAAAGAGATCCGAGGAGTTGACCTTGATGTTCTTCTTAACTCTATAATGAATGTAAAGGACAAGCTAAAGAATCCTCTTCTTATGAATTGTGTGATAAGTGGGAAAAACCTCGATGATATTGAAGAGCTTGTACAACTTGCACAGGATATTGGTGTTAAGATCTCCTTTGAGCCGATGTATGAATTCAAAGGGATAGATGATGATGTCTGGGCTTCCATGGGTATTCGTGAAATGGATAAATATCGGCGCACTATCGATCGTGTCATCGAGATGAAAAAACAGGGTTATCCGATAATCAATTCCATCAGTTATCTTTCAATGATCAGGGACCTGAAAAAAAGATTCAATTGTCATGTCAACAATTTCATTCTCGATGTGACAGTTGATGGTTCTATTGAGAATTGTCGGGTTCACAGGGAACCTCTGGGAAATATCAATGAAGGGATTGCAACTGTTTGGAAACGTTCACGTTCACAGCAGGATGAAGTGACCAAAAATTGTGAAGGCTGTTTCTTCTTTGGTTATGTTGAGAACAGTATGATGTATGACATGAATCTCGAAGTAATGCGTCATTATGAATGGATGTGA
- a CDS encoding DUF5817 domain-containing protein, producing MPVYSVIACPKCRKSAQLIEDKDAKTTKCQLCGTNLHIRKLRVFHTGEDIEEARAVRTKVQAQLLGEKQSTTMSNLKCPTFGEELSSLSTPRDDASISKTIDKAFKPNDPSEIKTPIENVRRKKNNAEKDMRSILENRPEGMKVSELSSIALEMDVDEAKFKDILEKMKSSAQIYFPKKGYIRIVQ from the coding sequence ATGCCAGTTTATTCGGTGATAGCCTGCCCTAAATGTCGCAAATCTGCACAACTCATAGAGGATAAAGATGCAAAGACCACAAAATGTCAACTTTGCGGAACTAACCTACATATAAGGAAACTACGGGTGTTCCATACGGGCGAAGACATTGAAGAAGCAAGAGCTGTGCGCACAAAGGTACAAGCACAACTTCTCGGGGAAAAGCAAAGCACAACGATGAGTAACCTCAAATGTCCCACATTTGGAGAGGAACTTAGTTCATTATCGACACCCAGAGATGATGCATCAATATCCAAAACAATAGATAAAGCATTCAAACCGAACGACCCGTCCGAGATCAAGACTCCAATAGAGAATGTTCGCAGAAAAAAGAATAATGCGGAAAAGGACATGAGGTCCATCCTTGAAAACAGACCGGAAGGAATGAAAGTATCCGAGCTATCCTCCATTGCTTTAGAAATGGACGTTGATGAAGCAAAATTCAAAGATATACTTGAGAAAATGAAAAGTTCAGCACAGATATATTTCCCAAAAAAAGGTTATATTAGAATAGTTCAATGA
- a CDS encoding DUF5803 family protein: MKRLAITMVLVFILAIMSSGCINELVPVSDNSNAISETFDYELEVFPSSVDKSDDLNTTTFYLTRNGTTNVVYMVSDTSVIELVPMEDVFNTGGDVLSNVFILADSSSNISASAETFEMFASSSSKDFPVFNYTLEDKVIRGQKHFFMRFNESITGIVAFTLNPPKGQDFMYVPTHDSTVRFVLPMGYTTGNPFVGKVIPDTDDRYIDEKGREVLVWYDLHAKTGTFTNMAREYLKINISEEDLPYRTVMIKFYSESAPRLLLIGTSILFGGVLIVLGNYLSARRKLRKTRESIEGAFTEKNARTGKGGNKN; this comes from the coding sequence ATGAAAAGATTAGCAATAACAATGGTATTGGTCTTTATCCTTGCAATAATGTCATCAGGTTGCATCAATGAGCTTGTGCCCGTGAGTGATAATAGTAATGCAATTTCAGAAACTTTTGATTATGAACTGGAAGTATTTCCGAGTTCTGTAGATAAAAGTGATGATTTGAATACGACCACTTTTTATCTTACAAGAAATGGAACTACGAACGTTGTTTATATGGTGTCAGATACCTCTGTGATAGAACTTGTTCCTATGGAGGATGTTTTCAATACTGGTGGGGATGTCCTTTCCAATGTTTTCATCCTTGCGGACAGTTCCTCTAATATTTCTGCTTCAGCCGAGACCTTTGAGATGTTTGCATCTTCCTCTTCAAAAGACTTCCCTGTTTTCAACTATACGCTTGAAGATAAGGTAATTCGTGGGCAGAAACATTTCTTCATGAGGTTCAATGAGAGTATCACCGGTATAGTTGCTTTTACTCTCAATCCTCCAAAAGGTCAGGATTTCATGTATGTTCCTACGCATGACTCTACAGTAAGGTTCGTGTTACCTATGGGGTATACGACTGGAAATCCTTTCGTTGGAAAGGTAATTCCTGATACGGATGATAGGTATATTGATGAAAAAGGTCGCGAAGTTCTGGTTTGGTATGATCTTCATGCAAAGACCGGTACTTTTACTAATATGGCAAGAGAATATCTTAAGATCAATATATCTGAAGAAGATCTCCCTTATCGGACAGTGATGATCAAGTTCTATTCGGAATCTGCACCAAGGTTGCTTTTGATAGGTACGAGCATTCTATTTGGTGGTGTATTGATAGTGCTTGGAAATTATCTCTCTGCAAGAAGGAAACTTCGTAAAACAAGGGAATCTATTGAAGGTGCTTTCACTGAGAAGAATGCCAGAACCGGGAAGGGCGGAAATAAAAATTAA
- a CDS encoding DEAD/DEAH box helicase produces MESFKKLGIEDAILRSIEDKKFEEPTEIQKMAIPLILEGKDIIGGAATGSGKTLAFGCGIIQKIEKGNGIRALVLTPTRELAEQVQNSLKEFSRHKQLRVAPIYGGVAINPQIRQLERADVVVATPGRLLDHIERGTIDLGDVEILVLDEADRMLDMGFIDDVEEIIDECPSDRQTMMFSATVSKDIQYLSSKYMNNPSKVFAKAYVDSDKLKQVYIDVPKKMKFSLLVHLLKSEKSGLVMVFCNTRSNVDFVQKNLRKNDIDAIAIHGGHTQAKRKSTLSKFHSSNAHALVCTDVAARGLDIPHVSHVYNFDIPDDPSEYVHRIGRTARAGREGKVINVVADVDKGGFTRLSKMHRNFKIEREDLPEFERVLIKSEDSGGRPTRGRREDRKGGRREDRKSAYGGRSSGGSSGGRSSDRSSGGSSGGRSSDRSSGGSSGGRSSDRSSGGSSGGRSSDRSSGGSSGGRSSDRSSGGSSGGRSSDRSSGGSSGGRSSDRSSGGSSGDKARTGFKKRTGVQRKRE; encoded by the coding sequence ATGGAATCATTCAAAAAATTAGGTATCGAGGATGCGATCTTAAGATCGATAGAGGACAAGAAATTTGAAGAGCCTACTGAAATTCAGAAAATGGCTATTCCTCTAATCCTTGAAGGAAAAGACATAATAGGTGGAGCCGCTACCGGATCAGGTAAGACGCTCGCATTTGGATGCGGAATCATCCAGAAGATAGAAAAAGGAAATGGAATTAGAGCACTGGTCCTTACACCAACAAGAGAGTTGGCTGAGCAGGTTCAGAACTCATTAAAGGAATTTTCCAGACATAAACAATTGAGAGTAGCACCAATATACGGCGGTGTAGCTATCAACCCACAGATTCGCCAACTGGAAAGAGCAGATGTTGTTGTTGCAACCCCAGGAAGATTATTAGACCATATTGAAAGAGGAACAATCGACCTCGGAGATGTTGAGATTCTGGTCCTTGATGAAGCGGACAGAATGCTTGACATGGGATTCATTGATGATGTTGAAGAGATCATCGACGAATGTCCTTCTGACAGACAGACAATGATGTTCTCAGCAACTGTTTCCAAAGACATCCAGTACCTCTCAAGCAAATACATGAATAATCCTTCAAAGGTATTTGCGAAGGCATATGTTGATTCAGATAAACTAAAGCAGGTATATATTGACGTCCCTAAGAAGATGAAGTTCTCACTTCTTGTACATCTCCTGAAGAGTGAAAAATCAGGACTTGTTATGGTATTCTGTAATACGAGAAGCAATGTTGATTTCGTACAAAAGAACCTGAGAAAGAACGACATTGATGCAATAGCTATTCATGGCGGACATACGCAGGCAAAGAGAAAGAGCACACTGAGCAAATTCCATTCCAGCAATGCACATGCACTTGTGTGCACCGATGTAGCTGCCAGAGGACTGGATATTCCTCATGTGTCACATGTTTACAATTTCGACATCCCTGATGACCCCAGTGAATATGTTCACAGGATAGGAAGAACAGCAAGAGCTGGAAGAGAAGGAAAGGTCATCAATGTGGTCGCAGATGTGGATAAGGGCGGCTTTACCAGGCTCTCTAAAATGCACCGCAATTTCAAGATCGAGCGGGAAGACTTACCGGAATTCGAAAGGGTGCTCATCAAAAGTGAAGACAGTGGCGGAAGACCTACCCGTGGCAGAAGAGAAGACCGCAAGGGTGGCAGAAGAGAAGACCGCAAAAGTGCCTATGGCGGAAGAAGCAGTGGTGGCAGCAGCGGCGGAAGAAGCAGCGACCGTAGCAGTGGTGGAAGCAGCGGCGGAAGAAGCAGCGACCGTAGCAGTGGTGGAAGCAGCGGCGGAAGAAGCAGCGACCGTAGCAGTGGTGGAAGCAGCGGCGGAAGAAGCAGCGACCGTAGCAGTGGTGGAAGCAGCGGCGGAAGAAGCAGCGACCGTAGCAGTGGTGGAAGCAGCGGCGGAAGAAGCAGCGACCGTAGCAGTGGTGGAAGCAGCGGCGGAAGAAGCAGCGACCGTAGCAGTGGCGGCAGCAGCGGCGACAAAGCACGCACCGGTTTTAAGAAAAGGACAGGTGTTCAAAGGAAGAGAGAATAA
- a CDS encoding sodium:solute symporter family protein: MDGYQLFMAMLAVYICGLICIGWYFTKRQQTVTDFWLAGRKIGTIGIGFSSAASWLTAGGILAVIGFFMLLGMGSIWGFVAPNILALLIIAIFVKKFKNLPSITQAELLEQRYSSAIRAPVGIIITIVMILFAVADIKGFALVLQIFYGVDPIYAALIVALAVSAYVTLGGLSAVVWTDVVQFVFLSIFALAMAFLAIGAATSGSADISSASDLISNVSTDWWNPFIIGIPMVLIFVFAIIPGWITEQDPWQKVWAAKDSTSARNGLVLGSFLVTVVFTACAFIAIGLNSLYPEISAMGFPMGMGLAEPALLTFIVETFSPAVIGLCAIGLAAASMSCADTFATSGASCVSRDIYQRFVKPDATMKQMLTINRLSVLFIVAAATVSSFFINGILDAIHIATFIASASYFFPLMGGLYWKRATKEGALAGLILGGVAQISFTVYDLLMTAPMAPPYLETVHPILMNHGVIVGMGLSGIAFFGVSLLTKPSNVINLAPFFKDVAEELASHDAQEVDDQSLEYQNFLKTLDEQITGERAHLHLRLESSATVNWRKFIEQLREAYPVWVTPTGLDSVYRLIQADMLACVSITRGENEKEIWFASEPQVDSVEMQKKEVFIAYKEVSKALENVGILLTIPSED, encoded by the coding sequence ATGGATGGATATCAATTGTTTATGGCAATGCTTGCAGTTTACATATGTGGACTCATATGCATTGGTTGGTACTTTACAAAAAGACAGCAAACAGTAACTGATTTCTGGCTGGCAGGACGTAAGATCGGCACAATAGGAATAGGATTCTCCTCTGCCGCATCATGGCTGACCGCTGGTGGAATATTAGCAGTTATTGGTTTCTTTATGCTACTTGGAATGGGCTCCATTTGGGGGTTTGTAGCTCCTAACATTCTGGCATTGCTTATAATCGCTATTTTTGTCAAGAAGTTCAAGAATCTACCTTCTATCACACAGGCTGAACTTCTCGAACAGAGGTACAGTTCTGCAATACGTGCTCCTGTAGGTATTATTATCACTATTGTCATGATCCTTTTTGCGGTAGCAGATATCAAAGGATTCGCTCTTGTGTTGCAGATATTCTATGGCGTGGATCCGATCTATGCGGCACTTATCGTTGCTCTCGCTGTTTCTGCGTATGTGACCCTCGGTGGTCTCAGTGCGGTAGTATGGACTGATGTCGTGCAGTTCGTTTTCCTTTCTATCTTTGCTCTTGCAATGGCATTTCTGGCGATCGGGGCAGCAACTTCAGGTTCCGCGGATATTTCTTCTGCATCTGACCTGATATCAAATGTATCCACAGATTGGTGGAATCCGTTCATCATAGGCATTCCGATGGTCCTTATCTTTGTTTTCGCTATCATCCCCGGATGGATAACAGAGCAGGATCCATGGCAAAAAGTATGGGCGGCTAAAGACTCGACATCTGCAAGGAATGGTCTTGTACTTGGCTCTTTCCTTGTAACAGTAGTATTCACTGCATGTGCGTTCATTGCTATTGGATTGAACTCACTGTATCCTGAGATATCTGCGATGGGTTTCCCTATGGGAATGGGGCTGGCAGAACCTGCACTTCTTACATTCATTGTAGAGACATTCTCTCCTGCTGTCATCGGGCTCTGTGCGATTGGTCTTGCAGCAGCATCAATGTCCTGTGCGGATACTTTTGCAACCTCGGGGGCATCATGTGTTTCACGTGACATCTACCAGAGGTTTGTCAAACCGGACGCTACAATGAAGCAGATGCTCACTATCAACAGGCTGAGCGTTCTTTTTATTGTTGCAGCAGCAACGGTTTCTTCGTTCTTCATAAACGGTATCCTCGATGCAATTCACATTGCCACTTTCATTGCAAGTGCATCCTATTTCTTCCCTCTCATGGGTGGACTTTACTGGAAGCGCGCAACAAAAGAAGGTGCATTAGCAGGGCTTATTCTCGGTGGTGTGGCACAGATATCATTTACTGTGTATGACCTTTTAATGACCGCACCCATGGCACCTCCATACCTTGAGACCGTTCACCCAATTCTCATGAACCACGGTGTAATTGTAGGAATGGGATTGAGTGGAATTGCTTTCTTTGGTGTATCCCTTCTGACAAAGCCATCGAATGTCATCAATCTTGCTCCTTTCTTTAAGGATGTGGCAGAAGAATTGGCCAGTCATGATGCACAGGAGGTCGATGATCAGTCTTTAGAATATCAGAATTTCCTCAAGACACTCGATGAACAGATCACCGGGGAACGTGCACATCTTCACTTGAGGCTCGAAAGCTCAGCTACAGTGAACTGGCGCAAGTTCATAGAACAGCTAAGGGAGGCTTATCCTGTATGGGTAACTCCGACTGGACTTGATTCAGTCTACAGGCTCATCCAGGCGGACATGCTTGCCTGTGTCTCTATCACACGTGGTGAGAATGAAAAGGAGATTTGGTTCGCATCAGAACCACAAGTCGATTCTGTTGAAATGCAGAAGAAAGAGGTCTTTATTGCATACAAAGAAGTATCAAAGGCTCTCGAAAATGTCGGTATTCTCCTGACAATTCCAAGCGAAGACTAA
- a CDS encoding DUF7544 domain-containing protein: MSWFVVDAVDVAFKRTRVALLEPFAIWKWIKLAIIIALASGGGGQGYNGPSSNSDFQDTSSLPFSEIPTLSSFIDQISIPDISWVIAAFIIILVLVLLFGYFASVMDLVLVESVTKNDVRFREYSAKFLRMGLDLFIVRLVLRIVYLGIFLMAALPLIMQIVHNPSTNLLPLLIASSPSLIVVIIALSIISSIINSFIVLCIPIAMYSYTGFIESLERVIANFRRDWKQMFVYWLGRMVLWALGSIAVVILVLVLILIPILLFSIIDAVIYFVLSMIIGEAAWIIIAPIAFIEIILLMLISIMGAVPLRVFMKYHMLTFIEKWDPEMNIPLFDVLENSEE, encoded by the coding sequence ATGAGTTGGTTTGTAGTAGATGCGGTCGACGTGGCTTTTAAAAGAACACGGGTCGCACTACTTGAGCCATTTGCCATATGGAAATGGATAAAACTTGCCATTATTATAGCTCTGGCAAGTGGAGGAGGAGGACAAGGTTACAACGGACCTTCTTCGAATTCAGATTTCCAGGATACATCCTCATTACCTTTTTCTGAAATTCCTACACTAAGCTCATTTATAGATCAGATATCGATACCAGATATTTCATGGGTGATCGCAGCATTTATAATAATTTTAGTATTGGTATTGCTCTTTGGATACTTTGCTTCAGTGATGGACCTTGTTCTTGTTGAATCTGTTACAAAAAATGACGTTCGTTTCCGGGAATATTCAGCCAAATTCTTACGCATGGGACTGGATCTATTCATAGTAAGGCTTGTACTGAGAATTGTATACCTGGGAATATTTTTGATGGCTGCTTTGCCCCTTATAATGCAGATCGTACATAATCCATCAACAAACCTTTTGCCACTTTTGATAGCTTCCAGCCCCAGTCTTATTGTGGTGATAATAGCTTTGTCCATAATAAGCAGCATAATTAATTCATTCATCGTTCTTTGCATCCCTATTGCAATGTACAGTTACACAGGATTTATTGAATCTCTGGAAAGAGTTATCGCAAATTTCAGGCGTGATTGGAAACAAATGTTTGTGTACTGGCTTGGAAGGATGGTCCTGTGGGCATTAGGCAGCATAGCTGTCGTAATTCTTGTTCTTGTATTGATATTGATCCCAATATTGCTATTTAGTATCATCGATGCAGTTATCTATTTCGTTCTTTCGATGATTATAGGGGAAGCAGCGTGGATAATTATTGCACCGATCGCTTTTATAGAGATCATATTGTTAATGTTGATATCGATTATGGGTGCAGTTCCTTTAAGGGTCTTTATGAAATATCATATGCTTACATTCATTGAGAAATGGGATCCAGAAATGAACATCCCATTATTTGATGTTTTAGAAAATAGTGAAGAATGA
- a CDS encoding ATP-binding protein, giving the protein MSDTTTLDIIELLLTAEIYNKYPEMDVNDLPKNIRKNYWSRTHKGVPKPITVTRKGIEGLFAIKELKGQVLSLPFIDIDELTSKIKFTSFDVGADWFHKQESAGERIDANPVLAYYYEEKKSYETANYKKALASTGPKEVDREWIESLISEISEEEGGEDMLKLVQIIAPEDIAQPMRYMVLTEDQKEEIEKIVKAIQYREHLKKIGLYDIGKILMVGPPGTGKTSVAKAMSERLSIPFVEVRLSMITDQYLGETAKNIDRVFTLAKRLSPCILFIDEFDFVAKTRASDEHAALKRAVNTLLKAIDSISLTNDGVLLMAATNHPRMLDSAAWRRFDEIMDFPLPNEKMRKAILDIVTKEIEGDFDNAEIAPLTEGYSGSDLRMVIRESVLNALVEERMIITQDDLFHAVLKFNKRANIKSDEYVINEGGF; this is encoded by the coding sequence ATGTCCGATACGACTACACTTGACATTATAGAACTGCTACTTACAGCAGAGATCTACAACAAATATCCGGAAATGGATGTGAATGATCTTCCAAAGAACATAAGGAAGAACTACTGGAGCCGCACGCACAAAGGAGTGCCAAAGCCTATCACGGTAACCCGCAAGGGCATTGAGGGGCTTTTTGCCATCAAAGAGCTTAAAGGACAGGTGCTGTCATTGCCTTTTATCGACATCGATGAGCTCACATCAAAAATAAAGTTCACTTCCTTTGATGTGGGAGCAGACTGGTTTCATAAACAGGAGTCAGCAGGTGAAAGAATAGATGCGAACCCGGTACTGGCATATTACTACGAAGAGAAAAAGAGCTATGAGACTGCCAATTATAAAAAGGCACTAGCTTCAACCGGTCCAAAGGAAGTTGACAGGGAATGGATAGAATCCCTTATAAGCGAGATATCTGAGGAAGAAGGCGGCGAAGATATGCTTAAGCTGGTGCAAATAATCGCACCGGAGGATATTGCCCAACCGATGAGATATATGGTCCTTACAGAAGATCAGAAGGAAGAGATCGAAAAGATAGTCAAGGCCATACAGTACCGCGAGCATCTCAAGAAGATAGGTTTGTATGATATAGGGAAGATCCTGATGGTAGGACCACCCGGCACTGGAAAGACATCCGTAGCGAAAGCAATGTCCGAACGCCTTTCAATACCTTTTGTTGAAGTAAGGTTGTCCATGATAACCGATCAATACCTTGGCGAGACCGCAAAGAACATCGATAGAGTGTTTACACTTGCGAAGCGATTGAGCCCATGTATACTTTTCATCGATGAATTCGATTTCGTTGCAAAGACAAGGGCATCCGATGAACATGCTGCATTGAAAAGAGCTGTTAACACACTTCTCAAAGCAATAGATAGCATCAGCCTGACCAATGATGGAGTCCTTCTGATGGCAGCGACCAACCACCCCAGAATGCTGGATTCTGCTGCATGGAGACGATTCGATGAGATAATGGACTTCCCTTTACCAAACGAAAAGATGAGAAAAGCAATCCTGGATATCGTGACCAAGGAAATAGAAGGGGACTTCGACAATGCTGAGATAGCGCCACTCACTGAAGGATACTCTGGTTCAGACCTGAGAATGGTCATTCGGGAAAGTGTGCTCAATGCCCTTGTGGAAGAGAGGATGATAATCACACAGGATGATCTGTTCCATGCCGTCCTCAAGTTCAATAAACGTGCCAACATCAAATCCGATGAATATGTGATAAATGAGGGAGGCTTCTGA
- the rpl12p gene encoding 50S ribosomal protein P1: MEYIYAALLLHNAGKDITEESVSAVLSAAGTEVNESRAKALVAALEDVDIEEAMATAAFAPAAAVVAAPVAETAAEEVPAEENKAEEEESGMAGLGALFG; this comes from the coding sequence ATGGAATACATATACGCAGCACTATTATTGCACAACGCAGGTAAAGACATAACAGAAGAGTCCGTCTCCGCAGTACTCTCTGCAGCAGGCACAGAAGTAAACGAATCACGTGCAAAGGCACTCGTTGCAGCACTCGAAGATGTAGATATTGAGGAAGCAATGGCAACCGCAGCATTCGCACCAGCAGCAGCAGTAGTAGCAGCTCCAGTAGCTGAAACAGCAGCTGAGGAAGTACCTGCAGAGGAAAATAAAGCTGAAGAAGAAGAGAGCGGCATGGCTGGTCTCGGCGCACTCTTTGGCTGA
- a CDS encoding 50S ribosomal protein L10 has protein sequence MAELHHSEHIPQWKKDEIEEIKSLIESYPLFGVIGIEGIPAKQLQSMRRDLKDFAVLKVCRNSLTRRALDQSSDDVKKMDDYIDVQTALIFTKQNPFKLYKLLEKSKTPSPIKAGMVATSDIIVEKGPTSFPPGPILGDMQGAGIPAAIDGGKVVIKETKAVAKAGEVVSQKLAAMLTRLEIYPLEVGLDLRAVLEEGSIFTPDVLAIDEEQIFSNFVQAAQQAFNMSVNAAYPTAMNINTLLAKAASDSRNVAVNATVYEPGIMDILLGKAYSKMMAIASAASSNDDALDDELKEALGAASSAVSAVEEVVEEQEEVKEEEEEESDMASGLGALFG, from the coding sequence ATGGCAGAACTTCACCACAGTGAACACATTCCTCAATGGAAGAAAGACGAGATCGAGGAAATTAAGAGTCTCATTGAATCATATCCATTGTTTGGTGTTATTGGTATTGAAGGAATTCCTGCAAAGCAACTTCAGTCAATGAGAAGGGACCTCAAGGACTTTGCAGTCCTTAAAGTTTGCAGAAACTCTCTAACAAGAAGGGCACTTGATCAGTCATCTGATGATGTCAAGAAGATGGATGATTATATTGATGTGCAGACCGCACTCATATTCACAAAACAGAACCCTTTCAAACTCTACAAATTACTTGAGAAAAGTAAGACTCCTTCCCCTATTAAAGCGGGAATGGTAGCTACTAGCGACATTATTGTAGAGAAAGGCCCAACAAGCTTCCCACCAGGTCCTATACTTGGTGACATGCAGGGTGCAGGTATTCCTGCAGCTATTGATGGCGGAAAGGTTGTCATCAAGGAAACAAAAGCTGTTGCAAAGGCCGGCGAGGTTGTATCTCAGAAACTTGCAGCTATGCTGACAAGGTTGGAGATCTATCCACTTGAAGTCGGTCTTGATCTTAGGGCAGTTCTGGAAGAAGGTTCTATCTTCACTCCTGATGTACTTGCTATCGATGAGGAGCAGATATTCTCCAACTTCGTACAAGCAGCTCAGCAGGCATTCAATATGTCTGTCAATGCAGCATATCCAACTGCTATGAACATCAACACATTGCTTGCTAAGGCGGCATCCGATTCAAGGAACGTTGCAGTCAATGCTACAGTTTACGAGCCAGGTATCATGGATATTCTGCTTGGTAAGGCATACAGCAAGATGATGGCGATCGCTTCAGCAGCATCCTCCAATGATGATGCTCTTGACGATGAGCTAAAGGAAGCACTCGGTGCAGCAAGTTCTGCTGTATCAGCAGTTGAGGAAGTTGTTGAAGAGCAGGAAGAAGTCAAAGAAGAAGAAGAAGAAGAAAGCGACATGGCATCTGGTCTTGGAGCACTCTTTGGATAA